A section of the Streptomyces sp. SCL15-4 genome encodes:
- a CDS encoding helix-turn-helix transcriptional regulator translates to MQNGPAVRRRKLGAELRTLRSDAGLTSGEAARLVGWHQSKVSRIETGASGVKPADLRLLLDAYGVRDRHLRELLLILAGSEETSGRHRWWHAYRGVLPPTYRDFISLESQASAMRTLETTVVPGLLQTAEYARAVTRAAVKDLDEDRLDTLVEVRLARQDVLRSDPPLALSAVLDEAVLRREVGGPGVMARQRRRLMEAARLPQVRLQVLPFTAGAHIGLTGPFVIFSFPSTSDLDVVVLDQLTSSLYLERKEDLMAYSEAFSTLQFHALSPEDSLDYIAGIGDGA, encoded by the coding sequence ATGCAGAACGGTCCCGCGGTACGCCGTCGCAAGCTCGGCGCCGAACTGCGCACGCTGCGCAGCGACGCCGGGCTCACCAGTGGTGAGGCGGCCCGGCTGGTCGGCTGGCACCAGTCGAAGGTGAGCCGTATCGAGACGGGCGCCAGCGGCGTGAAACCGGCCGATCTGCGGTTGCTGCTGGATGCCTACGGAGTGCGGGACAGGCATCTACGGGAGTTGCTGCTGATACTGGCGGGGTCGGAGGAGACGAGCGGCCGGCACCGCTGGTGGCACGCCTACCGGGGCGTACTGCCGCCCACCTACCGCGATTTCATCAGCCTGGAGTCACAGGCGAGCGCGATGCGCACCCTGGAGACCACGGTGGTGCCCGGTCTGCTCCAGACCGCCGAGTACGCCCGCGCGGTGACCCGGGCCGCCGTGAAGGACCTGGACGAGGACCGCCTGGACACGCTGGTGGAGGTGCGTCTGGCCCGGCAGGACGTGCTGCGGTCGGACCCGCCGCTGGCGCTGAGCGCCGTACTGGACGAGGCGGTGCTGCGCCGCGAGGTGGGCGGCCCGGGAGTGATGGCCCGGCAGCGCCGGCGGCTGATGGAGGCCGCCCGCCTGCCGCAGGTACGGCTCCAGGTGCTGCCCTTCACCGCGGGGGCGCATATCGGCCTCACCGGGCCTTTCGTTATCTTCTCATTTCCGAGCACTTCTGATCTGGACGTGGTTGTTCTCGACCAGCTGACGAGTAGCCTCTACCTGGAACGGAAAGAAGACCTCATGGCCTACTCCGAGGCCTTCAGCACCCTTCAGTTCCACGCCCTTTCCCCCGAGGACTCGTTGGACTACATCGCCGGGATAGGTGACGGCGCGTAA
- a CDS encoding ATP-binding protein: MADHLEASVTLPSDPASVSAARSYVVGTLAEWGLPSDTETADTVRLIVSELATNAVQHTFGQSPTFTVDIALRQDEQLRIGVTDSHPRFPKRLPAAVQQDNGRGMVIIRWLTAECGGRLRVRPTREGGKTVSIELPWTLPAAPVPVGRPPEAPAR, from the coding sequence ATGGCAGACCATCTGGAAGCCTCCGTCACTCTGCCGAGCGATCCCGCCTCGGTGTCGGCCGCCCGCTCCTACGTCGTGGGCACGCTCGCGGAGTGGGGCCTGCCGTCGGACACCGAGACGGCCGACACCGTGCGGCTCATCGTCTCCGAACTCGCCACGAACGCCGTCCAGCACACGTTCGGCCAGTCACCCACCTTCACGGTCGACATCGCGCTGCGCCAGGACGAACAACTGCGCATCGGAGTCACGGACAGCCATCCCCGGTTCCCGAAGAGACTGCCCGCGGCGGTCCAGCAGGACAACGGGCGCGGCATGGTGATCATCCGCTGGCTCACCGCGGAGTGCGGCGGCCGGCTCCGCGTCCGCCCGACCCGCGAGGGCGGCAAGACGGTCTCCATCGAACTGCCCTGGACCCTCCCGGCGGCACCGGTCCCGGTCGGCCGGCCACCGGAAGCCCCGGCACGCTGA
- a CDS encoding C40 family peptidase: MTALNRVPSLMARAGTASALTLAAVGGSIAVPGLATDASAATIATKALKVAASKKGSPYRWGATGPHRFDCSGLTLYSFKKAGKKLPRTAAQQYNKTHHVSARHRKVGDLVFFHSGSSVYHVGIYAGHNKIWHAPKTGDVVKLQKIWTRSVWYGRVS, translated from the coding sequence ATGACTGCGCTCAATCGAGTCCCGTCGCTGATGGCCCGGGCCGGCACGGCCTCGGCACTCACTCTCGCCGCCGTGGGCGGCTCGATCGCGGTGCCCGGTCTCGCCACCGACGCCTCCGCCGCGACCATCGCGACGAAAGCACTCAAGGTCGCGGCCTCGAAGAAGGGCTCTCCGTACCGGTGGGGCGCCACCGGGCCGCACAGATTCGACTGCTCGGGTCTGACGCTCTACTCGTTCAAGAAGGCCGGCAAGAAGCTGCCGCGTACCGCCGCCCAGCAGTACAACAAGACGCACCACGTCTCCGCCCGCCACCGCAAGGTCGGCGACCTGGTCTTCTTCCACTCGGGTTCCAGCGTCTACCACGTCGGCATCTACGCCGGCCACAACAAGATCTGGCACGCCCCCAAGACCGGGGACGTGGTGAAGCTCCAGAAGATCTGGACCAGGAGCGTCTGGTACGGCCGGGTCAGCTGA
- a CDS encoding ATP-dependent Clp protease proteolytic subunit, translating to MHRPSARHVLPEFTERTAGTVRTLDPYARLFQDRIVFLGTAVDDAAASDVTAQLMYLEHQAPDRDITLYVNSPGGSFDAMAAVYDTMRYVSCDVATYCLGQAAAFAAVLLAAGAPGKRFMLPGARAVIRQPALSEPVRGRPGDLLVRAGELARVRATVEEMLVRHTGRTAARVHEDLERDLILDAPGALAYGLVDAVVPARRDTPGAPEAR from the coding sequence ATGCACCGACCGTCCGCCCGGCACGTCCTGCCCGAGTTCACCGAGCGCACCGCTGGCACGGTGCGCACCCTGGACCCGTACGCGCGGCTCTTCCAGGACCGGATCGTCTTCCTCGGCACAGCGGTCGACGACGCGGCGGCGAGCGACGTCACGGCCCAGCTGATGTATCTGGAGCACCAGGCGCCGGACCGGGACATCACGCTGTACGTCAACTCGCCCGGCGGCTCCTTCGACGCCATGGCGGCGGTCTACGACACGATGCGCTACGTCAGCTGCGACGTGGCGACCTACTGCCTGGGGCAGGCCGCCGCCTTCGCCGCGGTGCTGCTCGCGGCCGGCGCCCCGGGCAAGCGGTTCATGCTGCCCGGCGCCCGGGCCGTGATCCGGCAGCCCGCGCTGTCCGAGCCGGTGCGCGGCCGGCCCGGCGACCTGCTGGTCCGGGCCGGCGAGCTGGCCCGGGTCCGCGCCACCGTGGAGGAGATGCTCGTCCGGCACACGGGGCGCACGGCCGCGCGGGTCCACGAGGACCTGGAACGCGACCTGATCCTGGACGCTCCCGGGGCGCTGGCGTACGGCCTGGTCGACGCCGTCGTGCCCGCCCGCCGCGACACGCCCGGCGCACCGGAGGCGAGGTGA
- a CDS encoding type II toxin-antitoxin system Phd/YefM family antitoxin yields MAYEIPVTQARAELADLINRVVYGGERVVVTRHGKPLVALVSAADLERLDALDEAGETGEERVVSSVSAVGGAGAVPRERQRFGIAAEHRRPDAP; encoded by the coding sequence ATGGCCTACGAGATTCCGGTGACGCAAGCCAGGGCTGAACTCGCCGACCTGATCAACCGCGTGGTGTACGGCGGTGAGCGCGTCGTCGTGACCCGGCACGGCAAGCCGCTGGTCGCGCTGGTCTCGGCCGCCGACCTGGAGCGGCTGGACGCGCTGGACGAGGCGGGCGAGACGGGCGAGGAGCGCGTCGTCAGCTCCGTCTCGGCGGTCGGCGGGGCCGGTGCCGTGCCGCGCGAACGGCAGCGCTTCGGGATAGCGGCGGAGCACCGCCGGCCGGACGCCCCCTGA
- a CDS encoding urease subunit gamma, with protein sequence MQLTPHEQERLLIHVAADVAGKRKARGLKLNHPEAVALITSHILEGARDGRTVAELMSSGRKVLTRNDVMDGVAEMIHDVQVEATFPDGTKLVTVHEPII encoded by the coding sequence GTGCAACTGACCCCGCATGAGCAGGAGAGGCTGCTGATCCATGTGGCGGCCGACGTCGCCGGGAAGCGCAAGGCCCGCGGGCTCAAGCTCAATCACCCCGAGGCGGTCGCCCTCATCACGTCGCACATCCTGGAGGGCGCGCGCGACGGCCGCACGGTCGCCGAGCTGATGTCCTCCGGCCGGAAGGTCCTGACCAGGAACGACGTCATGGACGGGGTCGCCGAGATGATCCATGACGTGCAGGTGGAGGCCACCTTCCCGGACGGCACCAAGCTCGTCACCGTCCACGAACCGATCATCTGA
- a CDS encoding urease subunit beta, which translates to MIPGEILFADGPVTFNDGRDVTRLTVLNAADRPVQVGSHYHFAEANPGLDFDRAAARGRRLNVAAGTAVRFEPGIPVEVELVPLSGARIVPGLRGETGGALDA; encoded by the coding sequence GTGATTCCCGGAGAGATCCTGTTCGCGGACGGCCCCGTCACCTTCAACGACGGTCGTGACGTCACTCGTCTGACGGTGCTCAACGCCGCCGACCGGCCGGTCCAGGTCGGCTCCCACTACCACTTCGCCGAGGCCAACCCCGGCCTGGACTTCGACCGCGCCGCCGCCCGCGGCAGGCGCCTTAACGTCGCCGCCGGCACCGCCGTCCGCTTCGAGCCCGGCATTCCCGTCGAGGTCGAGCTGGTGCCGCTGTCCGGCGCCCGGATCGTGCCCGGGCTGCGCGGCGAGACCGGAGGTGCCCTCGATGCCTGA